In Streptomyces sp. NBC_01426, one genomic interval encodes:
- a CDS encoding SpoIIE family protein phosphatase, which translates to MLLVAAAVGALVVQARSSAMMDARHRTLAAAGTFAESPGIVPALHSAHPSAVLQPSAEAARKIAEVDGINVYTLDGVTLTHSDPRQIGKHVVGPFSKAAAGTSFTETFEGSLGRSVVSVVPVKDPDGRVIAVVSSPVTVQNVQNMVNRQLPVVLGTAAVVLLLSAGGTALVSRRLLRRTHGLGPAEMTRMYEHHDAVLHAVREGVLIVGGDGRLLLANDEARRLLDLPVHAEGLPVTDLGLEEGIAESVASGRSATDELHVAADRLLAVNIRRTAPYGKAGTVVTLRDTTELRALSGRAEMARERLNLLYDAGMQVGTTLNLERTAEELAEAAVPRFADVVTVDLLDPVLRGEEPSEASSEMRRTAVVGLDGNHPLSPVGELIRVAPSGPMATGRTGGHAVLEADLRATPQRWRAQHQANAQQILDRGIHSLVSVPLRARGVLLGMVGYWRGEDSPPFDEEDVSFAEELTARAALSIDNARRFTREHTMAVTLQRSLLPRRVPEQSAVEVAHRYLAAQAGVGGDWFDVIPLPGARVALVVGDVVGHGLHAAATMGRLRTAVYNFSTLDLPPDELLSHLDELVAHIDTDEQEWQGITGATCLCAIYDPVSGQVTAAAAGHPGPALVHPDGTVSFPDVPVSPPLGLGAGLPMETMTITLPEGSRLALFTNGLVESRGRDPDAAQAALRAALAGPARTPEETCTAVIDAMLPTRPGDDVALLVARTRRLDPARIAEWEVSPDPAAVSPVRNACSRRLVDWGLEDIAFTTELILSELLTNAIRYGTEPIRVRLLYDRSLVCEVSDGSSTSPHLRRAEDTDEGGRGLFLVAQFAERWGTRYTARGKIIWSEQTLQDETAPPALDLAEALLAGWGEEGF; encoded by the coding sequence ATGCTGCTCGTCGCCGCCGCGGTGGGGGCGCTCGTGGTGCAGGCCCGCAGCTCCGCCATGATGGACGCCCGGCACCGGACGCTCGCCGCCGCCGGAACGTTCGCGGAATCCCCCGGAATCGTCCCGGCCCTGCACAGCGCCCATCCGAGCGCGGTCCTCCAGCCGAGTGCGGAGGCGGCCCGGAAGATCGCCGAGGTCGACGGCATCAACGTGTACACGCTCGACGGCGTCACGCTCACCCACAGCGATCCGCGGCAGATCGGGAAGCACGTCGTGGGCCCCTTCTCCAAGGCGGCGGCCGGCACGTCCTTCACGGAGACGTTCGAAGGGTCCCTCGGCCGTTCCGTGGTCTCGGTGGTACCCGTCAAGGACCCCGACGGGCGGGTCATCGCCGTCGTCTCCTCCCCCGTCACGGTCCAGAACGTGCAGAACATGGTCAACCGACAGCTGCCGGTCGTCCTCGGCACCGCGGCCGTGGTGCTGCTCCTCTCCGCGGGCGGGACGGCCCTGGTGAGCCGTCGGCTGCTGCGCCGGACCCACGGCCTGGGACCGGCCGAGATGACGAGGATGTACGAGCACCACGACGCGGTGCTCCACGCGGTACGAGAGGGCGTGCTGATCGTCGGTGGTGACGGACGGCTGCTCCTGGCCAATGACGAGGCGCGGCGGCTCCTGGACCTGCCGGTGCACGCGGAAGGGCTGCCCGTCACGGACCTGGGTCTGGAGGAGGGGATCGCCGAGTCGGTCGCGTCGGGACGTTCCGCGACCGACGAGCTGCACGTGGCGGCCGATCGGCTGCTGGCGGTGAACATCCGGCGCACCGCCCCCTACGGGAAGGCCGGGACGGTCGTCACGCTGCGGGACACCACCGAGCTGCGGGCACTCTCCGGCAGGGCCGAGATGGCCCGCGAACGGCTGAACCTGCTGTACGACGCGGGGATGCAGGTCGGGACGACGCTGAACCTGGAGCGCACCGCGGAGGAACTGGCGGAGGCGGCGGTCCCCCGGTTCGCCGACGTGGTCACCGTCGACCTGCTGGACCCGGTGCTGCGCGGCGAGGAGCCGTCCGAGGCGAGCAGCGAGATGCGCCGCACCGCCGTCGTCGGCCTTGACGGAAACCACCCGCTCTCCCCTGTCGGCGAGCTGATCCGGGTCGCTCCCAGCGGCCCCATGGCCACCGGGCGGACGGGCGGCCACGCGGTCCTGGAGGCGGACCTCCGCGCCACCCCCCAGCGCTGGCGGGCCCAGCACCAGGCCAATGCCCAGCAGATCCTGGACCGCGGCATCCACTCCCTGGTCTCCGTGCCCCTGCGCGCCCGGGGCGTCCTGCTGGGCATGGTCGGCTACTGGCGGGGCGAGGACTCCCCGCCGTTCGACGAGGAGGACGTGTCCTTCGCGGAGGAGCTGACCGCCCGGGCGGCGCTGTCCATCGACAACGCCCGCCGCTTCACCCGCGAGCACACCATGGCCGTCACCCTGCAGCGCAGCCTGCTGCCCCGGCGCGTACCGGAGCAGTCCGCCGTCGAGGTCGCGCACCGCTATCTGGCGGCCCAGGCCGGGGTGGGCGGTGACTGGTTCGACGTCATCCCGCTGCCCGGGGCCCGGGTGGCCCTGGTGGTCGGCGACGTCGTCGGCCACGGTCTGCACGCCGCCGCCACGATGGGCCGGCTGCGCACCGCCGTGTACAACTTCTCCACCCTGGACCTGCCTCCGGACGAGCTGCTGAGCCACCTGGACGAGTTGGTCGCCCACATCGACACCGACGAACAGGAGTGGCAGGGGATCACCGGGGCCACCTGCCTGTGTGCCATCTACGACCCCGTCTCGGGGCAGGTGACGGCCGCCGCCGCCGGGCATCCCGGCCCCGCTCTGGTCCACCCGGACGGAACCGTGTCCTTCCCCGACGTTCCCGTCTCCCCGCCGCTGGGCCTGGGCGCGGGTCTGCCCATGGAGACCATGACGATCACCCTGCCCGAGGGTTCCCGGCTGGCCCTCTTCACCAACGGCCTGGTCGAGAGCCGGGGCCGCGATCCGGACGCGGCCCAGGCCGCGCTGCGCGCCGCCCTGGCAGGGCCTGCTCGTACTCCTGAGGAGACCTGTACCGCGGTGATCGACGCGATGCTGCCCACCCGGCCCGGCGACGACGTCGCGCTGCTGGTGGCCCGTACCCGCCGGCTGGACCCCGCACGGATCGCCGAGTGGGAGGTGTCCCCCGACCCGGCGGCGGTGTCGCCGGTGCGCAACGCCTGCTCCCGCCGACTGGTGGACTGGGGTCTGGAGGACATCGCCTTCACCACGGAACTCATCCTCAGCGAGCTGTTGACCAACGCCATCCGCTACGGCACCGAGCCCATCCGGGTGAGGCTGCTGTACGACCGGAGCCTGGTCTGCGAGGTATCCGACGGGTCCAGCACCTCCCCGCACCTGCGTCGGGCCGAGGACACCGACGAGGGAGGGCGCGGTCTGTTCCTCGTCGCGCAGTTCGCCGAGCGCTGGGGCACCCGCTACACCGCACGCGGAAAGATCATCTGGAGCGAGCAGACCCTCCAGGACGAGACCGCGCCGCCCGCGCTGGACCTCGCGGAGGCGCTCCTGGCCGGGTGGGGCGAGGAAGGGTTCTGA
- a CDS encoding ABC transporter substrate-binding protein, producing MPASRLRTASVAACLALAAAPLGACGDKPDATPRAPAVATSAADTGGMAALTAAAKKEGSLNTIALPSDWANYGALIEGFEKKYGIKVTVENPEGTSQDEINALKEHRAAGLAPDVIDVGGSFAQSAARQGLLAPYEVAEYDQIPEEQKDPRARWYNNYGGYISIGCDAKRVKTCPSTFADLRRPEYKGQVALNGDPTKSGSAFAGVYAAALANGGSFDNIQPGIDFFADLRKNGNFIPVESSVTTIAKGQTPISIDWDFLNLGYADDFRKKGADIDWRTAIPFDGSFAQYYANGVNKDAPHPAAARLWQEYLFSPEGQNLRLAAYARPVLMDAMRKNGTLDKAAAEKLPTVEGTPTFPTEAQTENARRTVNRNWDKALSG from the coding sequence GTGCCCGCATCCCGTCTCCGGACAGCCTCCGTCGCCGCCTGCCTGGCTCTCGCGGCGGCGCCCCTCGGCGCCTGTGGAGACAAGCCCGACGCCACGCCCAGAGCGCCCGCGGTGGCCACCTCGGCCGCGGACACCGGCGGCATGGCGGCGCTGACCGCGGCGGCGAAGAAGGAGGGGTCGCTCAACACGATCGCGCTGCCGAGCGACTGGGCCAACTACGGCGCGCTGATCGAAGGCTTCGAGAAGAAGTACGGGATCAAGGTCACGGTGGAGAACCCGGAAGGGACCAGCCAGGACGAGATCAACGCCCTGAAGGAGCACAGGGCCGCAGGCCTCGCCCCCGACGTGATCGACGTGGGAGGCTCGTTCGCGCAGTCCGCGGCCCGGCAGGGCCTGCTCGCTCCGTACGAGGTCGCCGAGTACGACCAGATCCCCGAGGAGCAGAAGGACCCGCGGGCCCGCTGGTACAACAACTACGGCGGCTACATCTCGATCGGCTGCGACGCCAAGCGCGTCAAGACCTGCCCCTCGACGTTCGCCGATCTGCGCAGGCCCGAGTACAAGGGCCAGGTCGCGCTCAACGGCGACCCCACCAAGTCCGGCTCCGCCTTCGCCGGGGTGTACGCGGCGGCCCTGGCGAACGGGGGTTCCTTCGACAACATCCAGCCCGGTATCGACTTCTTCGCCGACCTCCGCAAGAACGGCAACTTCATCCCGGTCGAATCCTCGGTGACCACGATCGCGAAGGGCCAGACCCCGATCAGCATCGACTGGGACTTCCTCAACCTCGGATATGCCGACGACTTCAGGAAGAAGGGCGCGGACATCGACTGGCGGACCGCCATCCCCTTCGACGGCAGCTTCGCCCAGTACTACGCGAACGGGGTGAACAAGGACGCCCCGCACCCCGCGGCGGCACGCCTGTGGCAGGAGTACCTCTTCAGCCCGGAGGGCCAGAACCTCCGGCTCGCCGCCTATGCGCGCCCCGTCCTCATGGACGCGATGAGGAAGAACGGCACACTCGACAAGGCCGCCGCGGAGAAGCTGCCGACGGTCGAGGGCACGCCGACGTTCCCGACGGAGGCACAGACGGAGAATGCGCGACGCACCGTCAACCGCAACTGGGACAAGGCGCTCTCGGGCTGA